The genomic DNA GGAATCGCGTTCCGGTCGGGAAACTTCGTCCGGCCGCATTGCCCAATACATTGATGCGGGAAAAAAAGTCGCCGCCATGATCGAGCTGCGGTGCGAAAGCGCGCCAGTGGCCAACAATGAGGAATTTTTGGCTCTGGCGAGCGGCTTGGCCCAGCAACTGGCCACCGGTCCCGGCGCCAAAACGCCGGAAGATTTATGGAAGCAACCCTCGCCCAACATGCCGGGCAAAACGCTGGCCGAGCAAAAGGACGAGCTGGCCAACAAAATCCGCGAAGTGTTCAACCTGGCCCGCATTGTCCGGTTCGACGGCCCCAGCGGCGGCTATGTGCACCACAACGGCGCCAGCGGCGTGCTAATGGAAGTGGAAGGGGGCACTCCGGAAGTCATCAAAGATATTGCCATGCACACGGCGGCCATGCGTCCGCAAGCCGTCACCAAGGAGGAGCTTGATCCGGTCGTGGTTGCCAAAGAACGGGAAATTCTGGCTGAGGCAGCCCGCCAGGAAGGCAAGCCGGAAAATATCATCGAAAAAATGGTGGAAGGCCGGTTGCGCAACTTCTACAGTGAGCGAGTGCTCTTGGAGCAGCCGTTTGTGAAGGACGACAAAAAAACAGTCGGCCAACTGGCCAAGGAAGCTAAGTTAACGATCAAACGCTTAGTGCACTGGGAGTTGGGAAAGTGATGTAGGATGCAGGATTTATGAGGTAGGATTACCAAAGTGCCGCAGTTTTCAGCGCCGGCCGCCATCCTAATTCATCAAGCGAATCCCTATGAGTTCCGATCCATCATCTCCTACCTTCCGCCGTGTGGTGCTTAAGCTTTCGGGCGAAACATTTTGCCATGCTCGGGAACGGGGCATCAGCATGGACGAAGTGATTCACACCGCCCGGCAAACCTACCAAGCGGCGCAGCGAGGCGTCGAAATTGCCATTGTCATCGGCGGCGGCAACATTTTGCGCGGCGCGCAATTCACCGCCGCGGCCGGCGAAAGCATTCAGGAAGCCACGGCCCACTACATGGGCATGCTGGCCACGGTAATCAACGGGCTGGCGCTGCAAGATGCGCTGGAAAGTTTGGGAGCCGAAACACGGCTGCTGTCGGCGGTGCGCATGGATGGCGTGGCGGAGCCGTACATTCGTCGCCGGGCTCGCCGCCATTTGGAAAAAGGGCGCATCGTCATTCTGGCCGCCGGCACCGGCAGCCCGTTTGTAACCACCGATACCGCCGCCGCCCAACGGGCCCTGGAAATGGGAGCCGACGTGCTGCTGAAGGCCACCCGGGTAGACGGCGTGTACAGCGACGATCCGGAAAAAAACCCACACGCCCTGCTGTACCGCGAATTAAGTTATTCCCAGGTGCGCGATCAAAATTTGCGGGTGATGGATCCCACCGCCATTGCCCAGTGCATGGAGCACAACATGCCCATCGTGGTGTTCAACTTCAAGAAGGAAGGGAACATCGAACGGGCCGTGCGCGGCGAGCGGGTGGGCACCATCATTTCCAGCCAGCGCGGTGAACAAGTGGCAAAGTAAAGGGTCCAAGGGGCGAGGGACGAGAGATCAGAGTAAACGAGTAAGATTATCCAGTGGAGTTATCGCCTCGGCATGTCTACGGAAGAAATTATCTTTGACGTCGAAGAACGGATGGAAAAAGCCGCCGGCGTGTTCAAGCACGCGCTCACCGGGGTTCGCACCGGCCGGGCCAATCCGGGGCTGGTCGATTCGCTGCGCGTGGAAGTTTACGGCGCGCCGGTGGTGCTGAAATCGGTGGCGCAGGTGGGAGCGCCGGAGCCGACGCAAATTGTCATCCGGCCGTTTGACCCGGGCACCATTAAAGATATTGAAAAATCCATTCGAGCCAGCGATTTGGGGTTTAATCCATCGAACGACGGTCGCGTGATTCGCATTGCCATCCCGCCGCTATCGACCGATGTGCGCCGCAAGCTTGTCAGCCGCATTAAGGAAATGGGAGAAGAAGCCCGGGTTTCCATCCGCAACGTGCGGCGTGACGGCAACAAGGCGGCCGACGATGCCGAAAAAGAGAAAACCCTGACCGAAGACGAGTGCAAGCAAGCTAAGGACCAAATTCAAGAGTTGACCAAACAGTATGAAAACAAGGTCAACGACTTGGCCAAGGCCAAAGAAACCGAAGTGATGGAGCAGTAACGCGGCGACGATATGATAGGTCATGAAAACGATCGAGCTATCTCAGATCGCCGCGATTGCCCCGCACGTCAGTTCGGGAAGCCAGGAACCGGTCATTGTGCTGCAGGATGGTCATACTGTTGCCGCTATTGTTCCCGCGAATGAGGAAGATGTCGAAAACTTAATGCTGAGCGTGAACTCTGAGTTTCAATCGATTTTGGAACGTTCACAACGACGGTTGGAATCAGAGGGCCCTCTGACCAGCAAAGAAGTTCGCAGTCGGTTGGGTTTGCCTTCCTCGTCGCCGGATAAATAGCAAGCTATTTTTGGCCGATGACGGCAATCTTGGTTGTCCGTTTTTATCTCTCACCGCAGCTTCTCTTGTTGCCGCGGCATCTGTCGCTTAAAGTTCTCGCCCCGAATGCGCTTGGGAAATTGAGAACTCACGGACAGGGCCATGAAAAAACGGCGGAAAACTGGGCCAATGGCATCTCGCCCCATCTCGGCGGCTCCAGCTCAGTGGAGTTTGCGCGACTGGGTGCCGCTGCGTATTAACTTAGAGTGGCGTATCTGGCTGCCAGCGCTGCTGCTGGTGGCGATGGTGTGCGTAGCTTACCTGCCGGCGCTGCGCGGCAGCGATGTGCTGGATGACGACGTGTACGTTACCGGCAATTCGGCACTGCGCTCTGCCGCTGGGCTGCGGCGCATTTGGTTTGAAATTGGCTCCATGCCCGACTATTACACGCTGGTCTATTCCTCGTTTTGGGTGGAATATCATTTGTGGGGTCTTTCGCCGTTGGGGTATCACGCGATGAACATTGCCTTGCATGCGCTATGTGCGGTTTTGCTGTGGCGGCTGCTTGTTCGATTGCGCGTGCCCGGCGGCTGGCTGGCAGCGGCGATTTTTGCGGTGCATCCGGTGTGCGTGGAATCGGTCGCTTGGATTACCGAGCGAAAAAACACGCTCTCGATGTTTTTCGCGCTGGCTTCGATGTTGTGCTATCTGCGGTTTGCGCCCATCGAAGCTTCGAGCAATGGGACGCCAACGAAAACTGCCCGGCGATGGCAATATGCGGCAGCGCTTTTGCTGTTTGCGTTGGCACTGCTCAGTAAGACGCAGGTCGTAGCATTGCCGGCCGTGCTATTGGTGATTTATTGGTGGAAACAGGGGAGCATTGGCTGGCGCACCATCAAGCCGCTAACGCCGTTTTTCGCGCTGGGGCTGGCGCTGGCGGCGGTCACCCTCTGGATTGAAACAGCGTACAACGGAGCGGGAAGCGCCGATTGGGCGCCGGCGCTGGGGAAACGGTTTATAATTGCCGGCCGGGCCGTGTGGTTCTATGCCGGCAAACTATTTTGGCCGCAGCCGCTAGCGTTTATTTATCCGCGGTGGACGGTTGATTCGGCATCCCTGTGGCAGTGGATGTTGCCGCTGGCGGTGCTGCTGGTGACAGCCGCGCTGTGGCTGGCGCGGCGAAAAATTGGCCGGGGGCCGCTGGCGGGGACGCTCATTTTTGTCGGGCTATTATTTCCCGTGTTGGGGGTTTTTAACGTCTGCTTCCAACGGTTCTCGTTTGTCGCCGATCACTTCCAGTATCACGCAGCGGCGGCATTCATCGCACTGATGACGGCAATCGCGTGGAAAGTTGCCTCGCTATGGAAAGAAAGCTTCGCTCGCCGTGCAGCCGGAGGCATAGCGGCGGCAATCTTGGCGATGTTGATGTTATTGTCATGGCAGCACAGCCGGCTGTTTGCCAACGCCGACACTCTTTACCGCGACACCCTGGCAAAAAATCCCGATTGTTGGCTCGCCCACAACAACCTGGGCAACGCCCTGCAGCAGGCTGGCCACTTGGACGAGGCAATGGCCGAATATCAGGCGGCGCTCCGGCTGAAAGCTAATTATCCCGAGGCGCTGGTGAATTTGGGAACGGCACTGGTGGAAAGCAACCGCATCGAGCAAGCGATTGCGCAATACCAACAAGCGATCGATCTGAAGCCCGAATATGCGCAGGCCCATAATTATTTGGGAGTGGCCCTGGCCAAATCGGGCCAGCCGCAGTCCGCGGTAGAGCAATATCAGTTGGCACTTCAGCTCAATCCCAATGATGCCGACGCCCACAACAACTGGGGCACCTTGCTTCTGGAACATGGACAACGCCGGGCGGCAACACAGCATTTTCAAGCGGCGCTGGCGCTGAACCCCGACGACGCAGAAGCGCACAGCAATTTGGGAAGCGCGCTACACCAATCGGGCCGAAATCGCGAAGCCGTGGAAGAGCTTGTCGAAGCCTTGCGGTTAAACCCTAACTTGGCCCAAGCACATAACATTCTCGGCGCCGCATTGATGGGCCTGGGGCGAACCGAACCGGCAATGGATCAATATCGAACTGCCGTGCGGCTGACGCCACATGATGCAGAAGCACAATTCAATCTAGGAATCGCCTTATTGGGCACGCGCCGCCCGCAAGAGGCGGTGGAGCACTTTCAGGAAGTGCTTCGTCAAACGCCGCACGACTTGGTGTGTGCCTTGAACCTGGCCATTGCGTATGCGCAATCCCATCAACACGATCTGGCCGTGCAAGCCGCCCAAGCGGCCGAAGAAATCGCCCGTTCGACCGGGGAGAAATCTCAGGCGGAGCAAATTCAAACCTGGCTGAAGACCTACGAAGCTAGCACTCTGGACCGAAATGCCGTGCAACAGGCTGCGTTTGAGACCCCGATGCAGCGGTAAGTTACGTTGGGATTCCTAAAGGCATCGCTGATTCTCAGGAAAGCTCGGCGGGCCGGGGAATTTGGCGGGAAAACGCCGCCTGCGTGAGCGGACCAAATTCTCTTGACCTCTGCCCCGCATCCGCCCTATAGTTCCGTCCTCACAGCAGGCGGCGGTATTGGCGGAGCACAAGTGAGGTGCTTCGCTGCCATCCTTTCCAGGAGGGAAGGGATCGCGATCCGCCTGCCTGGACCGACCCAGTTCTCAAACGGTTTATGGAGAAACCGTCATGACACGCAAGGATGCAACCCCGGAATTGCGCCGGGGAAAGTGGAAGCGTCGCTTTCTGGTGGCCAGCAGCTCGATTGCCGTGGTGACCGTTTGCGTTTTGATTCGCGCTATTGGCGGACGCGAGCAAGCCGGCGCGCAATCTCCCACCGGCCGCAGCACCATCAATCTTGGTTCCCGTTCCGCGAATGCCACATCTTCCGGCAGTGGCCCTACGGCGCATAGCTCGGCCCCCGCGCCAGGCAATCCTGGAGCCACGCAAGACGCCAACGCCACTTCGTCGCAACAGCAAACCGTGGCCGTGGTGAACAGCGAGGAAATTCATCGCCAGGAATTGGCCCAGCAGTGCCTTTCGCAATACGGCAAGGAAGTGCTGGAAACGGTGATGAACAAATACTTGATTCTCACCTATTGCGAAAAGCAAGGCATTAAAATTAGCAAGCAAGATGTCGACGAGGAAATTGCCCGCATGGCCAAGCAGTTTTCCATTCCCGTCGATCAATGGCTGCAAATGCTCAAGCAGGAGCGGGGCATTAAGCCGGAGCAATACGCCGACGACATTATCATGCCCACGCTGGCCCTGCGAAAATTAGCGGCCTCGCGCATTGAACCCACCGAGCAAGAACTGGATGACGCCTTCGAGGCGGAATACGGCACGGCCGTAAAAGCCCGGCTGATTGTGCTCGACAAGGCCGACAAAGCCCGCGACGTGCAGGCCCGGGCCGCCGCCAACCCCGCCGATTTTGAAATGCTGGCCCGCAAATACAGCATCGACAGCAACAGCGCCAGCGTAGGCGGGCTGATCCAGCCGATTCGCAAGCACATTGGCGACCCGCAAGTGGAAGCAACGGCCTTCAAAATGAAGGAAGGAGAAGTTTCGCCGGTGATTGAAGTCCACAATCAATTCGTCATTCTCAAGTGCGAAGGGCAAACCGCTCCGTCAGGATTCCAAAAAGAACAAGTGATGGCGCGATTGAAGGAATTTGTACGCGATCGGAAGCTACGCTCCGTGGCCAGCGAAGTGTTCAAAAAGCTGCAAAATGAATCGCAAGTGGTGAACGTGTACAACGATCCCCAAAAGCGGACGCAAATGCCCGGCGTGGCCGCCACCATTAACGGCAAGGCCATTACCATTCGCGAACTGGCGGAAGCGTGCATCGATCGCCACGGCGACCAGGTGCTGGAAGTAATGATTCACCGTAAATTGCTGGAACAGGAGCTCAAGCGAAAGCACATTAACGTCACCCAGCAGGAGCTCGATGCGGAAATTGGCCGAGCGGCTGTCTCCGCCGGCAAATTGAAAACCGACGGCAAGCCCGATGTCGACGCCTGGCTGAAAATGATTACTGACGGCGGTCTGACCATGGACAAATACATGCACGATGCCGTGTGGCCCAGCACGGCACTGAAGCTCATCGTGGGCGACGTGAAAGTTACGGACGACGACATCGATCGGGGCTATGACGCCAATTACGGGAAGAAAGCGCAGGTGCGGGCCATTGTGCTCGATACGCAGCGTCGGGCCCAGGAAGTATGGCAGAAAGCGCGCGATAACCCGTCGGTCGATTTCTTCGGCAAGCTGGCGGAGCAGTATTCCATCGAACCGGCCAGCCGCGCCAACGAAGGACGCGTGCCCCCCATCCGCCGCTACGGCGGCCAGCCCGATTTGGAGCGCGAAGCATTCAATCTGAAGCCGGGAGAAATCTCCGGCATTGTGCAAGTGACCGATAAGTTCGTCATTTTGTACTTGGAAGATTTCACCAAGCCCGTTCAGGTGCGCAAAGACGAAGTGAAAAGCCTGATTTACGAAGACGTGCACGAGAAGAAGTTGCGGCTGAAAATGTCGAGCGAGTTCGACCGCTTGAAGGACGAAGCGAATATCGACAACTACCTGGCCGGCACCTCGCACTCGCCGCAGCGCAATGAGGCCAAGGCCGGTGCCCGCGGAAGTGGCATTTCGTCCACCGGACCCGCTTCGCCCGACAAGTTGGGCCTGACTGGTCCCGGCGGCCGCTCCATCACTGACGATGCTACCGTTCCGGCGGCTTACGAAACCACGGGCTTGATGCCGCGCACTCCGCCGACCACCCAAACCGCGTCGCCGTCCAATTCACGATCGAATTCCGGCTCACCGCCCGATTCCGATCAGCCGCGATCGGGCTCCGTCTACAATTCGTCGGGCACAACGCGATAAAGTAGTGGCATTGCGCCACGCGGGTTATGCCGATTCCTGTTGCACAACGGCGTGCAATTGCTGGCGATCGACTTTGCCGGTCGAGTTGAGAGGCAATTGCGCCACTACGTGGATTCGCTCCGGCACTTTGTAAGCGGCAATTCGCTCGGCAACAAATTGCCGCAACTCCGCTTCCGTGGGCTTTACCGAGGCATCGTCGCGGAGCTGAACGTAGGCAATTACAATTTGCCCGAAATGGGCATCCTGCTTGCCGACCACGCCGCTCAGATGCACCGCATGGTGCGAATCGAGCACGCTTTCAATTTCCATGGGCGAAATGTTCGAGCCGGCGCGAATGATAATTTCTTTTTTCCGGCCCACAAACCAGAAGTAACCGTCGGCATCGCGCCGCGCCAAATCGCCGGTGTAAAGCCAGCCGTCGCGAATTGCGGCAGCCGTAGCAGCCGGATCGTTCCAATAACCTAGCAGCATGGACGGAGTTTGCACAATCAGCTCGCCCGGTTGATCGGGGGGCAAATCATTCCCTTGGACATCGACAATGCGGCCTTGCGTTTGGTCGACCGGCTTGCCAAACGAGCCGAACCGCTTGGCGCCGAACGGCGGATTGGTAAATGTGGTGACCGCCTCGGTCATGCCGTACAACTCCGTGACCTCAAAACCGGTCAACTTCTTAAACCGTTGTTGCAATTCGATGGGCACTACATCGCCGCCGGCCGTGCACACGCGCCAGCTTTGCAATTGGGCGCCGGGCTTGTGCTCCAGGTATTCCACAATGTCCTCCAAACTTGCCGGCAACATTTGGGTGCGGGTGACCCCGTAGGTTTCAATGGCCGCCACGAATTCGTCTGGCTGGGGCACATGAGTGAGCACACAAGTTCCGCCCGACCACAGGCTGGGCAACAGTTGCCCGCCAAAGGCCGCACAATGGCAGGCGGCCGTGGAAACCAGGTGCACGTCATCCGGGGTTAAGGCAAAGCTGTGCGTCTGGATGGCGCAGTTATTCCAAATGGACTGATACGAATGCGTCACGCCTTTTGGCTTCGCCGTGCTGCCGGAGGTATAGAGAATGGTGGCCGGTTGATTGTCGCCGCTGGGTTGTGGCGCATTTGCGGAGGCGGAACTATTCAGGAGCGTTTCGAATGGCAGGAACGGTAGATTCTTTGCCCCGCCGATGACATAACCTCGCGAAATTCCCATTCCGGCCAGCGGTAGCGAATCCACTTCGTCCAGAAGCTTTTCGTGAACGATGAGCGTCGTGGCGCCGCAATGCGCGAGCGCATATTCAGCTTCCTCTGGGCGGTAGCGGTAGTTCAGCGGAACCGCAATCGCTCCGATTTTGAAAATGCCGAAATAGCCCAGCACCAGTTCGATGCAATTGGGCGTGAACATTGCCACGCGGTCGCCTGTCTGCACGCCGGCGGCAGATAAAGCGGCGGCAATGCGTCCGGTGGCATCATCCAGCTCGCGAAATGTCCACGACCGTCCGGCAAACCACAAGGCAGCCTTATTAGGCCAGCGGCGCTCGGAATCGCGCAGTAAAGTCGCCAAAGACATAAAATCCTCACTGAAATGACACGGCCGGTGTTCTTCCGCGAGTGGTGGGAAGCGGAATCCGAGTAGACTACCGTGTTACAATGGCTCTCACCAGTCTATATTTGAAGGGGTGCGCTTTGGCGCGCAGGCCTGCCCATTTCCATAAAAAGCATCGCTGGCGGTAACATTCGTAACCATGTCGCACGCAGAAGAAAAGCCCGAACCGGTTGACGATTTGCGGCCGTTTCAAATTCAATTGGCCGAGCGAATGAAGCGCTTGCCCGCTTATTTGTTCGCCCGGCTGAATCAACTGATGTACCAGAAGCGCCGGGCCGGCGACGACGTAGTTGACATGGGCATGGGAAATCCCACCGATCCGCCGGCTGATTTGATTATCGAAAAGTTGGCCGAAGCAGCGCACGATTCTAAGAATCATGGGTACAGTCCGTCGCTGGGAATCATGCAATTGCGGCGTGAAGTGGCCAGCCGGTATCTGAAAAAGTGGGGCGTTCGGCTGGACCCGGAAAGCGAATTAATTGTTACGCTGGGCTCCAAAGAAGGCTTCAGCCATTTGTGCCTGGCGCTCATTGGCCCCGGCGATACCGCCATTGTGCCGGCGCCGACGTATCCGGCCCACATGTACGCCGTGTCGCTGGCTTCCGGAAATGCCATTACGCTGGAAGTGGCCGACAGCGACAAATTCCTGTCGAACGTGGCTTACATTTGTCAGCACATCGAGCCGCGGCCGAAAATGGTGATTTTGAACTATCCGCACAATCCTTCGACGGTGACCATCGATCCCCCCTTTTATGTCGAAGCGGTCAAGCTGGCCCGCAAATATGGGTTCATTCTCATTAGCGATTTGGCATATGCCGATGTGTGTTTCGACGGTTATCAAGCGCCCAGCTTGTTGTCGGTGCCGGGCGCCAAAGAAGTGGCCGTGGAATTCACCACGATGAGCAAAGGCTTCAGCATGGCGGGCTGGCGAATTGGTTATTGCGCAGGCAATGCGGAAATTATTCGGGCGCTGGGCACCATTAAGGCGTACTACGATTACGGCATGTTTCGGCCCATGCAAATTGCCGCGATTATGGCGCTGCGGCATTGCGAATCGGCCGTGGAAGCGCAAGCGAAGGAATATCAACACCGGCGCGATGTGCTGTGCGAAGGGTTGAATCGCATCGGCTGGAATGTTACGCCGCCCCGGGCCAGCATGTTCGTGTGGGCGAAAATTCCCGAGCCCTGGGCAAAAATGGGATCGCTCGATTTCGCCATGAAGCTGCTGGAAGAGGCCGATGTGGTAGTCAGCCCCGGCGCCGGGTTCGGGCCGGCCGGCGAAGGCTATTTGCGGATGGCGCTCGTCGAAAACGACAACCGCATTCGGCAAGCGGTGCGAAACATTGGCCGCACTTTGGGCAGCGATCCCAAACCGGGTGGTTCTTCCCATCCGGCCTCTGTATCTGGCCGACAAACGCCGGCTCAGGCGTAACCTACACTTGTGCATGCAGTCGGAACAATTCCAACTTCATGCGCAAATTGAACAGCGGCACTGGTGGTTTGTCGCTCGGCGCCAAATTCTGCGCGAATTGGTTCGCACCATTGCGCCAAATTCAAAAGCGGCGACCGCGGAGCTTGCGGATCGAAAGGTTGTCGTCGATATCGGTTGCGGCACCGGCGCCAATTTGGCGGCGCTGGCGGAGGAATATCAGTGCGTGGGCATTGATACTTCGGCCGAGGCCATTAGTTTGGCCCGCCGGCGGTTTCCCGACATTTTTTTTGTGTGCGGATTTGCACCACAAGATGTGGCAGGATTTCTGCGCAAAGCAGCCGTCGTGATGCTGACCGATGTGCTGGAGCATGTGGCCGACGATCGCAAATTGCTGGCCAGCATTGTGGCCGCGTGTCCCGCCGGCGCCCAAATTTTGATTACCGTGCCGGCCGACATGCGGTTATGGAGCCCGCACGATGTGGCCTTTGGCCATTATCGCCGGTACGACGACCATTCGCTGGCCGCCGTCTGGGCTGGGCTGCCGGTAAAGCCGCGGTTAGTGTCGTATTTTAACCGTCGACTTTATCCGCTGGTTCGCGCCGTTCGGGCGGTGAATCACTGGCGCGGGCGGAGCTCCGGAGAAGCAAATACGGATTTTGCGCTGCCGGCGGCGCCAATCAATTCCATGCTGGAAAAGTACTTCGCAGGTGAGGCGCGACGATTGCTCCGCTCCATCGACCGTCCGTCGGCCGGTTATCGCCGCGGCGTGAGTCTGATTGCCATTTTGGAACGCGAAAATGTCCCGCTGCCCGCCGCAAAACCGGTAAATTTACTCGCTTTGGGCGGCAGTCCCATTGAGCTGGCGGCATCTACAATTCCGACGCCTATCGCTTTATAATGTGCAACGGCGTGTGTGCCGTTTGGCGTGCGCGCAAAAAAAGAGGGTTCTTGCT from Pirellulales bacterium includes the following:
- the tsf gene encoding translation elongation factor Ts, whose product is MPEVSAAAVKALRDKTNLPMMECKKALEFSGGDENAAVDWLRKQGKKTMESRSGRETSSGRIAQYIDAGKKVAAMIELRCESAPVANNEEFLALASGLAQQLATGPGAKTPEDLWKQPSPNMPGKTLAEQKDELANKIREVFNLARIVRFDGPSGGYVHHNGASGVLMEVEGGTPEVIKDIAMHTAAMRPQAVTKEELDPVVVAKEREILAEAARQEGKPENIIEKMVEGRLRNFYSERVLLEQPFVKDDKKTVGQLAKEAKLTIKRLVHWELGK
- the pyrH gene encoding UMP kinase yields the protein MSSDPSSPTFRRVVLKLSGETFCHARERGISMDEVIHTARQTYQAAQRGVEIAIVIGGGNILRGAQFTAAAGESIQEATAHYMGMLATVINGLALQDALESLGAETRLLSAVRMDGVAEPYIRRRARRHLEKGRIVILAAGTGSPFVTTDTAAAQRALEMGADVLLKATRVDGVYSDDPEKNPHALLYRELSYSQVRDQNLRVMDPTAIAQCMEHNMPIVVFNFKKEGNIERAVRGERVGTIISSQRGEQVAK
- the frr gene encoding ribosome recycling factor; this encodes MSTEEIIFDVEERMEKAAGVFKHALTGVRTGRANPGLVDSLRVEVYGAPVVLKSVAQVGAPEPTQIVIRPFDPGTIKDIEKSIRASDLGFNPSNDGRVIRIAIPPLSTDVRRKLVSRIKEMGEEARVSIRNVRRDGNKAADDAEKEKTLTEDECKQAKDQIQELTKQYENKVNDLAKAKETEVMEQ
- a CDS encoding tetratricopeptide repeat protein, with translation MASRPISAAPAQWSLRDWVPLRINLEWRIWLPALLLVAMVCVAYLPALRGSDVLDDDVYVTGNSALRSAAGLRRIWFEIGSMPDYYTLVYSSFWVEYHLWGLSPLGYHAMNIALHALCAVLLWRLLVRLRVPGGWLAAAIFAVHPVCVESVAWITERKNTLSMFFALASMLCYLRFAPIEASSNGTPTKTARRWQYAAALLLFALALLSKTQVVALPAVLLVIYWWKQGSIGWRTIKPLTPFFALGLALAAVTLWIETAYNGAGSADWAPALGKRFIIAGRAVWFYAGKLFWPQPLAFIYPRWTVDSASLWQWMLPLAVLLVTAALWLARRKIGRGPLAGTLIFVGLLFPVLGVFNVCFQRFSFVADHFQYHAAAAFIALMTAIAWKVASLWKESFARRAAGGIAAAILAMLMLLSWQHSRLFANADTLYRDTLAKNPDCWLAHNNLGNALQQAGHLDEAMAEYQAALRLKANYPEALVNLGTALVESNRIEQAIAQYQQAIDLKPEYAQAHNYLGVALAKSGQPQSAVEQYQLALQLNPNDADAHNNWGTLLLEHGQRRAATQHFQAALALNPDDAEAHSNLGSALHQSGRNREAVEELVEALRLNPNLAQAHNILGAALMGLGRTEPAMDQYRTAVRLTPHDAEAQFNLGIALLGTRRPQEAVEHFQEVLRQTPHDLVCALNLAIAYAQSHQHDLAVQAAQAAEEIARSTGEKSQAEQIQTWLKTYEASTLDRNAVQQAAFETPMQR
- a CDS encoding peptidylprolyl isomerase; the protein is MTRKDATPELRRGKWKRRFLVASSSIAVVTVCVLIRAIGGREQAGAQSPTGRSTINLGSRSANATSSGSGPTAHSSAPAPGNPGATQDANATSSQQQTVAVVNSEEIHRQELAQQCLSQYGKEVLETVMNKYLILTYCEKQGIKISKQDVDEEIARMAKQFSIPVDQWLQMLKQERGIKPEQYADDIIMPTLALRKLAASRIEPTEQELDDAFEAEYGTAVKARLIVLDKADKARDVQARAAANPADFEMLARKYSIDSNSASVGGLIQPIRKHIGDPQVEATAFKMKEGEVSPVIEVHNQFVILKCEGQTAPSGFQKEQVMARLKEFVRDRKLRSVASEVFKKLQNESQVVNVYNDPQKRTQMPGVAATINGKAITIRELAEACIDRHGDQVLEVMIHRKLLEQELKRKHINVTQQELDAEIGRAAVSAGKLKTDGKPDVDAWLKMITDGGLTMDKYMHDAVWPSTALKLIVGDVKVTDDDIDRGYDANYGKKAQVRAIVLDTQRRAQEVWQKARDNPSVDFFGKLAEQYSIEPASRANEGRVPPIRRYGGQPDLEREAFNLKPGEISGIVQVTDKFVILYLEDFTKPVQVRKDEVKSLIYEDVHEKKLRLKMSSEFDRLKDEANIDNYLAGTSHSPQRNEAKAGARGSGISSTGPASPDKLGLTGPGGRSITDDATVPAAYETTGLMPRTPPTTQTASPSNSRSNSGSPPDSDQPRSGSVYNSSGTTR
- a CDS encoding class I adenylate-forming enzyme family protein — protein: MSLATLLRDSERRWPNKAALWFAGRSWTFRELDDATGRIAAALSAAGVQTGDRVAMFTPNCIELVLGYFGIFKIGAIAVPLNYRYRPEEAEYALAHCGATTLIVHEKLLDEVDSLPLAGMGISRGYVIGGAKNLPFLPFETLLNSSASANAPQPSGDNQPATILYTSGSTAKPKGVTHSYQSIWNNCAIQTHSFALTPDDVHLVSTAACHCAAFGGQLLPSLWSGGTCVLTHVPQPDEFVAAIETYGVTRTQMLPASLEDIVEYLEHKPGAQLQSWRVCTAGGDVVPIELQQRFKKLTGFEVTELYGMTEAVTTFTNPPFGAKRFGSFGKPVDQTQGRIVDVQGNDLPPDQPGELIVQTPSMLLGYWNDPAATAAAIRDGWLYTGDLARRDADGYFWFVGRKKEIIIRAGSNISPMEIESVLDSHHAVHLSGVVGKQDAHFGQIVIAYVQLRDDASVKPTEAELRQFVAERIAAYKVPERIHVVAQLPLNSTGKVDRQQLHAVVQQESA
- a CDS encoding aminotransferase class I/II-fold pyridoxal phosphate-dependent enzyme, yielding MSHAEEKPEPVDDLRPFQIQLAERMKRLPAYLFARLNQLMYQKRRAGDDVVDMGMGNPTDPPADLIIEKLAEAAHDSKNHGYSPSLGIMQLRREVASRYLKKWGVRLDPESELIVTLGSKEGFSHLCLALIGPGDTAIVPAPTYPAHMYAVSLASGNAITLEVADSDKFLSNVAYICQHIEPRPKMVILNYPHNPSTVTIDPPFYVEAVKLARKYGFILISDLAYADVCFDGYQAPSLLSVPGAKEVAVEFTTMSKGFSMAGWRIGYCAGNAEIIRALGTIKAYYDYGMFRPMQIAAIMALRHCESAVEAQAKEYQHRRDVLCEGLNRIGWNVTPPRASMFVWAKIPEPWAKMGSLDFAMKLLEEADVVVSPGAGFGPAGEGYLRMALVENDNRIRQAVRNIGRTLGSDPKPGGSSHPASVSGRQTPAQA
- a CDS encoding class I SAM-dependent methyltransferase, with amino-acid sequence MQSEQFQLHAQIEQRHWWFVARRQILRELVRTIAPNSKAATAELADRKVVVDIGCGTGANLAALAEEYQCVGIDTSAEAISLARRRFPDIFFVCGFAPQDVAGFLRKAAVVMLTDVLEHVADDRKLLASIVAACPAGAQILITVPADMRLWSPHDVAFGHYRRYDDHSLAAVWAGLPVKPRLVSYFNRRLYPLVRAVRAVNHWRGRSSGEANTDFALPAAPINSMLEKYFAGEARRLLRSIDRPSAGYRRGVSLIAILERENVPLPAAKPVNLLALGGSPIELAASTIPTPIAL